Below is a window of Syntrophomonas wolfei subsp. wolfei str. Goettingen G311 DNA.
AAGCAGCTCTACCTTGAAGCCCGGGAAGAAGATGTAATTATTATTAAAAGTCCGGTAGGAATGCCCGGCCGGGCTCTTAAAAATAAATTTGCCCGGCTTATTGCTGAGGACGATACTCCCGAGCCCGAAGATTGTGATGCCTGTCTGAAGAATTGTTCGGCCGATTATTGTATTCTTCAAGCTTTAAACCATGCCCGTGAGGGCCAGGTAGACGATGGCGTAGTTTTCGCCGGGCAAAATGTCTTTAAAATTAAAGACATTCTGCCGGTGTCTCGTATTTTTGAGCAAATCCTGGCTGAATTTGCGGCTGCAAAATAGGAAACAGATTTTATTGATAAAGGTTAACAAAAATAATGACTCCACTGGCAAAAATCCTTTTGTTGCATAAGGGTTGCCCATGCGCAGTGCCCTGTCGGGCACTACTGATGCTCCCTTCGGTCTATTAAGGACGCTGCGAGCGGTATATTTATGCAAACTTATGGAGTTTTACAAGCAAAACAGCCGACCCTTTAATAAGGTCGGCTGTTTTTATTCAGCGTTTGTTTTTAATGTTGTTTTTCCCCGGTAAGGAGAGAACTGGGCTACATCATGCCGCCCATTCCGCCCATGCCACCCATACCGCCGGCGCCCATGCCTTTCATTTCGTCTTCGCCCGGGAGCTCGCTTACAACCGCTTCAGTAGTAAGAACCATGGCGGAAATACTGGCCGCGTTCTGTACGGCTGAGCGGGTTACCTTGGCCGGGTCAATTATGCCGGCAGCGATCATGCTCTCATATACTCCTGTCAGAGCATTATAGCCAATTCCCGTTTCCGCTTCCTTAACCTTCTCCACTACCACTGAGCCCTCAATACCGGCATTATTGGCAATCTGGCGCAGGGGCTCTTCCATGGCTTTTTTAACCAGATTTATTCCCGTTAATTCATCACCCTGAGCCTCAATCTTTTCAATGGCCTTGATGGCATTTATCAGGGTAACTCCTCCACCGGAGACGATTCCTTCCTCAACGGCAGCCTTGGTGGCGGCCAGAGCGTCCTCTATACGGTGTTTTCTCTCCTTCAATTCGGTTTCAGTAGCAGCTCCCACCTGGATAACCGCTACCCCACCGGATAGTTTGGCCAGTCTTTCCTGCAATTTCTCCCGGTCATATTCCGACTCGGTTTCTTCCAGCTGTCTCTTAATATTGGCACTGCGGTCGCGAATGGCTTGTTCGGAACCAGCACCATCCACAATAATGGTCTCATCCTTCTTAATTACTATTTGACGGGCTTTGCCCAGCATATCCAGGGACACATTTTCCATTTTTACGCCCAGCTCTTCGGAGGCCACCTGCCCATTGGTGAGGATGGCTATGTCTTCCAGCATGGCCTTCCTTCTTTCCCCAAAAGCCGGAGCTTTTACCGCTACGCAGTTGAAGGTTCCACGTAGTTTGTTCACTACCAGAGTGGCCAGGGCTTCCCCTTCTACTTCCTCCGCAATCAAGAGCATGGGTTTCCCGGTTTGAACCACCTTTTCCAATACAGGAAGAACTTCACCAATAGAGGAAATCTTCTTGTCGCTGATTAGAATATACGGGTCTTCCAGAACAGCTTCCATCTTTTCCGTATTAGTAATCATATAAGGAGATATATAACCGCGGTCAAAATTCATACCTTCCACAACTTCCAGGGAAGTACCAACAGACTGTGATTCTTCAACGGTTATTACTCCATCCCGGCCCACTTTTTCCATGGCGTCCGCTATCAACTGGCCGATTTCAGGATCATCGGCTGATATAGCCGCTACCTGGGCGATAGAGTCTCTTGATTCAACCGGTTTGCTTAGAGTCTTGATTTCATCCACAACTGCTTTAACCGCTTGGTCAATACCCCTTCTCATAATCATGGGATTGGCTCCGGCAGCAACATTTTTCAGACCTTCTTTTATCATAGCCTGCGCCAGCAAGGTAGCGGTAGTAGTACCATCACCAGCTACATCATTGGTCTTTATGGCAACTTCCTTAACCAATTGGCAACCGAGGTTTTCCCACGGATCCTTGAGGTCAATATCCCGAGCTATGGTAACACCATCATTGGTAATGGTAGGTGAACCAAATTTACGATCCAGCACTACGTTTCTTCCTTTAGGTCCCAGAGTAACTTTTACCGCATTGGCCAGGGTGTCAACCCCTCTTTCCAATGCCCTTCTTGCTTCTTCACCAAACTTTATTTCTTTGGATAACATCTATGTATCCTCCTTTTAGTTTATTTTTGCCAGGATATCTCTTTGCGACATTACCAGATATTCTTCTCCATCAATCTTGATTTCTGTACCACCATACTTAGAGAAGATGATCTTATCTCCTACTGCCACATCCATGGGCATTCTCTCACCTTTGTCATTAAAAGCTCCAGGACCTACAGCTAGAACTTCACCTTCCTGGGGTTTCTCTTTGGCAGTGTCCGGTACATATAGTCCGCTTTTAGTTTTTTCTGCAGCCACTTCAGCTACTTTTACCACCAGACGATCTCCTAAAGGTTGAATCTTCAAGGGTATACCTCCTTTAATTGTTTCTTGATTGTTAGCACTCAATGATTGTGAGTGCTAACATTTATTAATAATATTAGGCAAGACCCGTCAAGTATTCAAATGAAATAACCAGCGAAATCCGCCCAATATTTACGATTAATATTATGCTACTGTCTTTTTCTTTTTATACCTCTAAATAACAGCTTTTTTTGAATTCCAAAATCTCGTTTAACCTTGCCCACATTCAGCAGCTGAACCAAGCAAAATATCCAAAGCATGATCCAGAGCTGGTAAAACAGCCTCCAAGGATTCTCTAACTCCTTTTACGCTTCCCGGCAGGTTGATAATCAAGCTTCTTCCTCGAATACCGGCAACAGCTCGTGACAGCATAGCTTTAGGAGTTTTTTGCATACCATATAGACGCATAGCCTCCGGTATCCCCGGAACCGCCTTTTCAATAACCTCCAGGGTAGCATCGGGGGTTACATCACGACTGGAAAATCCGGTACCCCCGGAAGTAAGCAACAGGTTGAGTGAAAGTACATCACAAGCATGGATAAGCCGCTTAACTATTTCTTCTTTCTCATCCGGTATCACTTCATAATATTCAAGCTGGTATCCCTGGCCCAGCAGATCTTGGATCTGTTGACCGCTACGATCCTCTCTTTCCCCCCGGGAACCTTTGTCACTTATTATTAGTATTCCCACCCGATACACTTTGTTAATCACCTCATTCTATTCAGACCATTATCAAGGGGATAAATCCTCATATAATTACAGAACTTCTACCGGATCATCTCTTTTTATGCTTCCCCCTTGTATAACCTTACAGAATAACCCCTCATAGGGGAGCAATGTTACCCCCAGGGTGCGGGTAACCACACTGGGATGATCTTCTTTGCCGATCTGGGAAACCTGCAGGATGGCGTCATCCCCAATCTTTAATTTCCCCCCAACTCCCACCTCTACCAATTCCAATCCTTCAATAAGAAGGTTCTCAGCAAAGGCTCCCGGTCCAACTTGAAGGTTATGTTCTTTATTAGCTTTTAACACACTGGCCCAGTTAAGACAGGTTACCTGACGGCCCCATTCGCCTGCATGTCCATCATTTTCTATGCCATAATTTTCAATAAGCCGGGCCTGTTCCACTTCCGTTTTGAGCTGGCCCCTTTCCGGACTTATGCATATTGAATGAAGTTTCCCCTTTTTCATTAAAAGACTCCTTTCTTTCGCCTATCAACCTCTAGTATCAAAGAGACAATTTTCGACAAGCTAGTCTCTTACAAGGTGACCGCTCTTTCCCCCGCTTTTCTCTAAAAGCTTGATATCGGTAATCTCCATCCAGCGATCTACTGCTTTGCTCATATCATAGATAGTTAAAGCCGCCACCGATACCGCCGTAATGGCTTCCATTTCCACCCCGGTTTTACCGGTGGTTTTAACCTCAGCCTCAATAATAATACTGGCATTGACTTCATCAAAAGCAAATTCGAGATTGACGGAAGTAAGATTCAAGGGGTGGCACATGGGAATAAGGGCTGATGTCTGCTTGGCTCCCATAATACCCGCTATTTGAGCTACCCCCAAAACATCGCCTTTTTTAATGGCTCCATCCCTGATTTTTCCCATGGTTTCTGGCTGCATCTTGACAATGGCTTGAGCAATAGCTATACGCTCGCTGTCATTTTTGCTGCTTACATCTACCATCCGAGCATAGCCCTGCTCATTAATATGCGTAAAGTTCATCCTTATCCTCCGATTTGATACATCTTGCGCTTGTTTTCCTCTCCCCAGCCATTATTCATATGATGCCGAGCTGGTTTGGCTTTAATGGCCCAAATAAAAAGTTCCTTTATCTCTTCATCGCTGGAACCATTTTTAAGGGCCGTTTTCAAGTTAACCTCCCGTTTGTCATAAAGGCATCCTCTGAGACCACCTTCAGCCGTCAAGCGGATGCGATTGCACTCACCACAAAAATGGTTGCTCATGGGACTGATAAAACCGAGTGACCCTTCTCCGCCTTCCAGGCTGTAATACCTGGCCGGTCCATTGCCTAGGATATTCTTTTGCGGAGTCAGAACATAGCTTTCCTCAATATAAGCTTTAATATCCTGTGCAGGCATCATCCGATCCTTTTTCCAGAACAACAGGTCACCCACGGGCATAAATTCGATAAAGCGTACATGCAAAGGATATTTTCGAGCCAGTTCTACAAAATCAATAATTTCATCATCATTAAAACCTCTAATAACTACCATGTTAATCTTTACCGGATGCATATCAAGTTCCAGGGCTTTGAAAATAGCCTCTTTTACCTTGGATAAATCTCCCCGGCGCGTAATATATTTGAATTTTTCTGGAACCAAGCTATCCAGGCTAAAGTTAATCCGGTTTAAACCCGCTGTCTTAAGTTCCTCGGCCAAAGCAGCAAATAATGTCCCATTGGTGGTCAAAGCAATATCATCGATACGAGGAATTTGAGCAATATAACTAATCAATTGGGGTACGTTCCTACGAACCAGCGGTTCTCCTCCAGTCAGCCGTATTTTTTGTATTCCTAACTCACTGGCTATCCGAACCAACCTGGCCATTTCCTCCAGGCTTAGAATGGAATAATGGGTCAGGTTATCGACACCGGTCTCAGGCATACAATAGCGGCAACGCAAATTACACCTGTCGGTAAGGGAAATTCGCATATAGTTTATATTTCTTTCGTGTTTATCCAGCATATTTTCCCACCTCCCTGCAGGGAAAAAGCTTGTCCAGCTTAAAAGCAGCCCAATTCACAACCAGAAATCTTGATGCCTGCCTCATTACAGGCTTCTCCCAGCTCCCGAGGATCCATATCCCACTCCCGGGCCAGATCATGAGCTTCGGTACAAGTGATTCTCCCCTGGGGAAATAATTCCTTTAGCTTTACCACCAGTTCCTTCTGATCGGTCACCTTCAACACCTCCACAAAAAAAATCACCCCGGACAAGGGGTGTTATTAAGCACTACACTTAATCTTACTCCTTTCCAAACGGGAGGCACAGAGGTTTCCCTCCATACCCAATCGCTCAACCGCCATAGCCATTACCTTAGGCTGGTGTGAGTCGGAGTTAATTACGCTTAATATTATACAACAAGAGATAATATACTACAATTAGCTACAAATAGGTTTGGGATACTTGTTAAGATTTCCTGCTTTGCTATATTATAAATACTTAAAAAGAATAACCTGGGAGTAAGAAGCCCGATTTTCTATGGTATTATTAAATAGAAAAGTTTCATCAGTACTTGTCTTCTTAGCATGGTGGTTTATCAATTTGTTATTAAGGCGGGAGGTGATTTTCGTGTCTTCTTTGCAGTGGATTTTGATAGCTGTAGTCTTTGGAGCCATTGAAATCTTTACCGTTGGTCTCTGGTTTCTCTGGCTAGCTCTTTCTGCATTGCTGGTGGCAGCCGCTGCTGCCTTGAAACTGCTGCCTGGCTTGGAGGTCCAGCTGCTCTTATTTGCTTTTTTTACTCTTCTCTTCATTCTATTTACCCGGCCTTTAGTGCTGAAATTCTTTAAAACCAATGATACCGCCAGCAATGTCAAGGCTTTGGTAGGCCAACATGGAATATGCCTTAGTAGTATCACCCCTCTGGAATATGGGCAGGTTAAAGTCAATGGTGAAGTGTGGACAGCATTTTCCCCGCAAGAAATTGAGGAAGATACCCGCATTGTGGTTGCTGGAATTGACGGGGTTAAGCTCTTAGTGGAAAAAGCCGAACTGGAAACAAGCAAGTAAAGGATGACAGCACTGCAAAAACCCTTTTTGTTGCATAAGGGTTGCATAAATATACCGGCAAATAATATTTATTACTTTTGCAATGATATCAAGTATATTTAAAAAAGGAGTGACGATAATGGACCTGGTATTAGGATTGTTTGTCAATTTCATACTGGTGATCTTTGTTATTATACTGGCCTTCTCCTCTATCAAGATTATTAAACAGTCTACCGTAGGCATAGTGGAAAGGCTGGGCAAATACCACAAGAGTGCTGAAGAAGGCATCAATGTAATTATTCCCTTTATTGACCGTTTCCGAGCCATAGTAGACCTGCGTGAACAGGTGGTGGATTTCCCGCCCCAACCGGTTATTACCAAGGATAATGTCACCATGATGATTGATACTGTGGTCTATTACCAGGTTACTGATGCCTTCAAATACACTTATGAGATTGCTCGCCCCATCCTGGCTATTGAGAACCTGACCGCCACCACCTTGAGGAATATCGTGGGCGATCTGGAATTGGATGAGACTCTTACCTCCCGTGACCTGGTCAACACCAAACTGCGGACTATACTAGACGAAGCTACGGATAAATGGGGTATTAAGGTCAACCGGGTGGAGTTGAAAAATATTTTACCTCCACAGGATATTCAGACAGCCATGGAAAAGCAGATGCGGGCCGAAAGAGAAAAAAGAGAAGCCATCTTAAGGGCTGAAGGGCAAAAAACCGCTGCCATACTGGAAGCAGAGGGGCAGAAACAAGCGGCGATTCTTAACGCGGAAGCTGTCCGGGAAGCAGCCATCAAGGAAGCAGAAGGAATGAGACAAGCTCAGATATTGCGGGCCGAAGGTGAAGCCCAGGCTATCTTAAATGTACAAAAGTCTGTTGCCGACAGCCTGGTGATGATTAAGGAGGCCGGAGCCGATAACAAGGTGCTGGCTATTAAATCCCTGGAAGCCTTGAAAGAAATCGGTGATGGTCAGTCCACCAAGCTGATTATTCCCAGCGACCTGGCGGGTCTGGGAGGAGTATTTGCTGCCTTGAAAGAAGCAGTGGAGAGTAAGGATTAAGGGGCTATTTTATTAGTCGTCGGGCGTCAGGAGAGGGAGGGGTTATTGGATGTCTATTATCAGCATTGAGTGCCGGGTGTTTAGAAGAACTTCCAGTTAACTGCCAGTTCTGATTTTTCCGTCACTATCCAGTGTACCGGTATATCCAGGGAATCAGGAAAGCTGTCATCAATTATCTGGAATTCGTAGCAAACACCGCAAAGGAAAACCCTTTCCTCCATTCCGGCCAGAAAGCGATCATAATACCCTTTTCCATAACCCAGGCGATACCCCCGGGTATCAAATACCAGTCCCGGTACCAGGACCACATCTATCTCTGCTGCCGGGACTGCTGGCCCCAGCGGTTCTCTAATCCCGAAAGGCCCGCTAGCGGTTTGTCCCCATCCCCGGAACTCAACCGCAACCATTTTTCCGGCACTCTCAACCCGGGGCAGAAAAATCCTTTTACCTTGACCTCGCTGCTGCTCCATGAAGGGACGCAAATCCACTTCATTTTTTACTGAGGCAAAGCCCATAATACTTTTCGCCTGGCGCAGGGATTCCAGCTCTTCCAGGCGACAGCCTATACGCCGACTGAGTTCCTCTGCTTCAGATGCTGTCATAACATTTCTGGCCTCTAACATCCGCTTTCTTAATGATTGTCTTATAAGCCACCTGTCTTCCATGGACTTCCTCCCCTATTTATTCTATTTTAATCATGGATGGTTTTTTTAGCTGTGCCCCCAGTGTCAGGCTTTCCTCCCCATTTATTCTTCTTTGACCTTGTGGTATTTTCTTAACCGCAAATAATATAAAACTGCCGCCAGGGTAAAAAGAATCAGGCTATAGGTCTGGCTGGTGGAAAAAGGACCGTACATTACCAGGTTGGCCCGGAAAAATTCCAAAATGAAACGGTATAGCGAGTAGAGCAAGAGATAAAGGAGAAAAACCTGCCCGGGAAACTTTTTACGAGGGTAAAACCAGATTAGAAAAAGAAAAATAAGCATATTTATCCCGGAGCTGTAGAGCTGGGTAGGATGACGGGGTAGATAGTCCACCAGAGGGAAAACCACTCCGGTAACGGAAGTACAAACCTTGCCATAACAGCAACCGGCCAGGAAACAGCCGATTCTTACTATAGCATAACCCAGGGCGGCAAAAGGAGAAAATATATCTGCCAGTTTCCAAAAAGGAAGCCGCTTTTTCCAGACATAAATCACTAGTCCCAAAAAACCTCCGAACAAAGCACCATACCATACCAGTCCGGCGAAGCCATTGGGACCGGGGAGGAAAATTAACAGCGGTTTAAGAAAAAGCTCTCTTTCATAGATAAAAACATATAAGAGGCGAGCTCCCAACAATCCAGCAAGAACCATGACTAAAACCAGGTCGAGAACCATATCCTCATCCCAGCCTTCTTTTCTCATCAAGGCCCGGGCTCCAACTATGGCCACAATCACTGCCACTGCCAGCATAAATCCCCAGGAATAGACAGCTACTGGACCAATTTTTATCAATACCGGGTACAAGCTTCCCACTCCTCACTTTCCTATTTATCCACAAGGAGATAATATTCTAGATTCCGGACATCATTCTACTCATAGGACAAATATTAAATAAGCTTAATAGCAACGAACTGCGGAATATGAATTATCAACAGACTTATCCACATTATCCACAGGCATTTTTCACAGGGACAATAGGCTGGGATAGGCATTTAATGAAAGAGGGGCAAAACTCCTATTTCCATAGTGATAATGGGCATTGGCGGCAACCATGGCAGCATTATCAGTACAGAGTTTCAGGGAAGGATAGAAGAGCTTCAAACCAGCTTCTTTAGTCCTCTTTTTCATCAAATTACGCAACTCCTGATTAGCGGCTACACCACCTGCCATCATAATCGTTCTGACTTGATACTTCGCTGCTGCTTTGATGCTCTTTTCCACCAGGACTTCAACCAACGCCGCCTGGAATTCGGCGGCCATATCAAAGACATTGGCCTGGCCCCTGCGCTGTAATTTGTTCCACTGGTTCATAGCGGCGGTCTTGAGGCCGCTAAAGCTGAACTCAAAATCATTCCTATCCAGAAAAACCCGGGGTAACTGTAACTGGCCAGCTTTTCCTTTGGTAGCTGCTTCCTGTATAGCCGGTCCACCGGGATAACCCAAACCTAAAAAGCGGGCCACCTTGTCAAAAGCCTCCCCAGCTGCATCATCACGGGTCTCTCCCAGCACTTCCATCTTATTCGGATTGCTCATCAAGAGGAGACTGGTGTGGCCCCCGGAGACTACCAAACAAATGGCCGGGAATTCTATATCCCTATGCTCCAGAAAGTTGGCATAAATATGCCCGTGCAGGTGGTTTACTGCAATCAGCGGTTTCTCCAACGCATAGGCAAAAGCTTTGGCAAAGG
It encodes the following:
- the groL gene encoding chaperonin GroEL (60 kDa chaperone family; promotes refolding of misfolded polypeptides especially under stressful conditions; forms two stacked rings of heptamers to form a barrel-shaped 14mer; ends can be capped by GroES; misfolded proteins enter the barrel where they are refolded when GroES binds); this translates as MLSKEIKFGEEARRALERGVDTLANAVKVTLGPKGRNVVLDRKFGSPTITNDGVTIARDIDLKDPWENLGCQLVKEVAIKTNDVAGDGTTTATLLAQAMIKEGLKNVAAGANPMIMRRGIDQAVKAVVDEIKTLSKPVESRDSIAQVAAISADDPEIGQLIADAMEKVGRDGVITVEESQSVGTSLEVVEGMNFDRGYISPYMITNTEKMEAVLEDPYILISDKKISSIGEVLPVLEKVVQTGKPMLLIAEEVEGEALATLVVNKLRGTFNCVAVKAPAFGERRKAMLEDIAILTNGQVASEELGVKMENVSLDMLGKARQIVIKKDETIIVDGAGSEQAIRDRSANIKRQLEETESEYDREKLQERLAKLSGGVAVIQVGAATETELKERKHRIEDALAATKAAVEEGIVSGGGVTLINAIKAIEKIEAQGDELTGINLVKKAMEEPLRQIANNAGIEGSVVVEKVKEAETGIGYNALTGVYESMIAAGIIDPAKVTRSAVQNAASISAMVLTTEAVVSELPGEDEMKGMGAGGMGGMGGMGGMM
- the groES gene encoding co-chaperone GroES — encoded protein: MKIQPLGDRLVVKVAEVAAEKTKSGLYVPDTAKEKPQEGEVLAVGPGAFNDKGERMPMDVAVGDKIIFSKYGGTEIKIDGEEYLVMSQRDILAKIN
- a CDS encoding MogA/MoaB family molybdenum cofactor biosynthesis protein, which codes for MYRVGILIISDKGSRGEREDRSGQQIQDLLGQGYQLEYYEVIPDEKEEIVKRLIHACDVLSLNLLLTSGGTGFSSRDVTPDATLEVIEKAVPGIPEAMRLYGMQKTPKAMLSRAVAGIRGRSLIINLPGSVKGVRESLEAVLPALDHALDILLGSAAECGQG
- a CDS encoding MOSC domain-containing protein gives rise to the protein MKKGKLHSICISPERGQLKTEVEQARLIENYGIENDGHAGEWGRQVTCLNWASVLKANKEHNLQVGPGAFAENLLIEGLELVEVGVGGKLKIGDDAILQVSQIGKEDHPSVVTRTLGVTLLPYEGLFCKVIQGGSIKRDDPVEVL
- the moaC gene encoding cyclic pyranopterin monophosphate synthase MoaC, with the protein product MNFTHINEQGYARMVDVSSKNDSERIAIAQAIVKMQPETMGKIRDGAIKKGDVLGVAQIAGIMGAKQTSALIPMCHPLNLTSVNLEFAFDEVNASIIIEAEVKTTGKTGVEMEAITAVSVAALTIYDMSKAVDRWMEITDIKLLEKSGGKSGHLVRD
- the moaA gene encoding GTP 3',8-cyclase MoaA is translated as MLDKHERNINYMRISLTDRCNLRCRYCMPETGVDNLTHYSILSLEEMARLVRIASELGIQKIRLTGGEPLVRRNVPQLISYIAQIPRIDDIALTTNGTLFAALAEELKTAGLNRINFSLDSLVPEKFKYITRRGDLSKVKEAIFKALELDMHPVKINMVVIRGFNDDEIIDFVELARKYPLHVRFIEFMPVGDLLFWKKDRMMPAQDIKAYIEESYVLTPQKNILGNGPARYYSLEGGEGSLGFISPMSNHFCGECNRIRLTAEGGLRGCLYDKREVNLKTALKNGSSDEEIKELFIWAIKAKPARHHMNNGWGEENKRKMYQIGG
- a CDS encoding NfeD family protein, which encodes MSSLQWILIAVVFGAIEIFTVGLWFLWLALSALLVAAAAALKLLPGLEVQLLLFAFFTLLFILFTRPLVLKFFKTNDTASNVKALVGQHGICLSSITPLEYGQVKVNGEVWTAFSPQEIEEDTRIVVAGIDGVKLLVEKAELETSK
- a CDS encoding SPFH domain-containing protein; amino-acid sequence: MDLVLGLFVNFILVIFVIILAFSSIKIIKQSTVGIVERLGKYHKSAEEGINVIIPFIDRFRAIVDLREQVVDFPPQPVITKDNVTMMIDTVVYYQVTDAFKYTYEIARPILAIENLTATTLRNIVGDLELDETLTSRDLVNTKLRTILDEATDKWGIKVNRVELKNILPPQDIQTAMEKQMRAEREKREAILRAEGQKTAAILEAEGQKQAAILNAEAVREAAIKEAEGMRQAQILRAEGEAQAILNVQKSVADSLVMIKEAGADNKVLAIKSLEALKEIGDGQSTKLIIPSDLAGLGGVFAALKEAVESKD
- a CDS encoding 5-formyltetrahydrofolate cyclo-ligase, coding for MEDRWLIRQSLRKRMLEARNVMTASEAEELSRRIGCRLEELESLRQAKSIMGFASVKNEVDLRPFMEQQRGQGKRIFLPRVESAGKMVAVEFRGWGQTASGPFGIREPLGPAVPAAEIDVVLVPGLVFDTRGYRLGYGKGYYDRFLAGMEERVFLCGVCYEFQIIDDSFPDSLDIPVHWIVTEKSELAVNWKFF
- the lgt gene encoding prolipoprotein diacylglyceryl transferase, which gives rise to MGSLYPVLIKIGPVAVYSWGFMLAVAVIVAIVGARALMRKEGWDEDMVLDLVLVMVLAGLLGARLLYVFIYERELFLKPLLIFLPGPNGFAGLVWYGALFGGFLGLVIYVWKKRLPFWKLADIFSPFAALGYAIVRIGCFLAGCCYGKVCTSVTGVVFPLVDYLPRHPTQLYSSGINMLIFLFLIWFYPRKKFPGQVFLLYLLLYSLYRFILEFFRANLVMYGPFSTSQTYSLILFTLAAVLYYLRLRKYHKVKEE
- the tsaD gene encoding tRNA (adenosine(37)-N6)-threonylcarbamoyltransferase complex transferase subunit TsaD; protein product: MGGVRKEVVLVQESLILGIETSCDETAAAIVRNGKEILSNIVNSQIDIHQQFGGVVPEVASRKHIENIAGVVHRAFSEAQLAYSAIDAVAVTNRPGLVGALLVGVSFAKAFAYALEKPLIAVNHLHGHIYANFLEHRDIEFPAICLVVSGGHTSLLLMSNPNKMEVLGETRDDAAGEAFDKVARFLGLGYPGGPAIQEAATKGKAGQLQLPRVFLDRNDFEFSFSGLKTAAMNQWNKLQRRGQANVFDMAAEFQAALVEVLVEKSIKAAAKYQVRTIMMAGGVAANQELRNLMKKRTKEAGLKLFYPSLKLCTDNAAMVAANAHYHYGNRSFAPLSLNAYPSLLSL